GCCGGCACCACGGTAAAGCCGGCCTTCTCGAAGCTCCACACCGAACGCGGCATGTGCCAGGCCTGGGTCACCACCACCACGCGCTTGATGCCCTGCGGCAACAGAATCTCGGCGCTCATCTGCGCATTTTCCCAGGTGGTGCGGCTGCGCTCTTCTTTCCAGCGCACGCTCACGCCGAAGTCATCCTGCATCGACACGGCCATCAGCTCTGCTTCGCTGGGCGGCGTGCCGTAGTGCAAGCCTCCGGTGGTCAACACCGGCAAACCGGATGCCTTGGCCAAACGCGCCGCAAAACGCTGACGCTCAAGGCCGATGCCGGTGGGTTGATCGGTGCCCCACGCAATATCGCCGCGCTCACGACCAGAGCCGAGCACCACGATCGCATCGGCGCGCTGGGCCAGGTTCGCCCAGTCTTCACGGGCCAGGGGCGGCACGGTTTCCAAGGCATGTGCACCCCACTGCACCATCACCGGCAGGCTGATCAACCACATCCCGCCCAACCCCAAGGCAAAGCAACATCCCGCCAGGCGCGGACGACTGCGGCGCAACCACCAGGCAAGCGCCAGCAACAGCAAGAAAATACCGGGCGGCAACAACAGTTGTTTAATGAAATAACGAAAAGGCATCGGGCATCTCCAAAGATGCCCGAAGCCTAGATGCAACGGGGTTCAGCAACAATCCTTATCCATCTGTTTTGCTAAAGTAACGGATAACGCGGGGTCACTTGCGCCGTACGGACCGGAAGTTTTCCGGGCCGCGACCGGCCGCCATGTCCTTCAGCCAGATGACCTTGGCTGAACGAGGCTCCTGGACTGGCGGGGAGGCCTGCCCATGAGAGGCGCGTGGGTGATGCAACGCCAGGTAGCTCTTGATCAGTTCAAGCTCCGCCTGACTCAAGCCTCGCAACTCCAGCTCCAGAGGCCGTTCACCACGCAATCGGCCTGCGGTTCTTGCGGCATCCAATGCCCGACCCAAACGGTCGATCAGTCCTTCATATAACTGCGGTTTCATTAAAGTTCGCTGCGATTCAGCCATCCCCTCACCTCATTGAAGAAATACTTGCTCCCCAATAAACAGCGTAGCCCCCGTGGCTGCGCCTGCCCGATGCCGCGACAGACGGCCCTGGCTGCGCAATCAGGGTTTCCCTCGATCGAGTGGGGTCATGTATGCTACGGCGCTTCCTGTAACTCCACTTCCCGCAGGGTTTGGGCACGCACGCGCCGCTTTTTGGTGTCGAACAACCCGGACACTGCACCGAAGAGGAATAGGCCA
Above is a genomic segment from Pseudomonas sp. R5-89-07 containing:
- a CDS encoding YdcF family protein is translated as MPFRYFIKQLLLPPGIFLLLLALAWWLRRSRPRLAGCCFALGLGGMWLISLPVMVQWGAHALETVPPLAREDWANLAQRADAIVVLGSGRERGDIAWGTDQPTGIGLERQRFAARLAKASGLPVLTTGGLHYGTPPSEAELMAVSMQDDFGVSVRWKEERSRTTWENAQMSAEILLPQGIKRVVVVTQAWHMPRSVWSFEKAGFTVVPAPVGFLGVDNARPLGGWMPEVKSVWQSGQLINEAVGQVGYRLFYK